The genomic stretch CCTGGCCTGTGCCAGCCATGTGGGCAGCACCGAGCACACCGACGTGGTCGAATCCATGCTCGCGGCTGCGGGACTCAGCTCGGCCGAACTGCGTTGCCCCGAGGCCTGGCCCGCACATGAGGCAACCCGCAGCGAGTTGATTCGTCAGGGTGGAGGCAAGTCGAAGATCGCCTTCAATTGTTCGGGCAAGCACGCAGCGTTCCTGTGGGCCTGCACCGAAAATGGGTGGGACACCGAAAATTACCTCTCCCCCGATCACCCGGTTCAGCAACGCGTGATTTCCGTGATCGAGGAATACGCGGGCGAAAAGATTTCACATCTGGGTGTAGATGGCTGTGGAGCACCGGTTCCCGTCATTTCGCTCGCGGGCCTGGCCCGCGCGGTGTCCAAGCTGGCGCTGGCCCCGGGTAATAAGCATGCCGATGCACGTGCCGCCACGATCGCCACCGCGATGCTCGACTACCCATGGGCGGTTCAGGGCCACGGCTTGCCCAACTCCGTGGTGATGGAAGATCTTGAAGTGATCGCCAAGCTGGGTGCCGAGGGCGTGCTGGTCATGGCCGCGCCCAATGGCACCGCGGTAGCGGTGAAAATGCTCGATGGATCCGGCCGCGGGTCCGATCTTCTGGGGCTCACGCTGCTGGCCAATGCCGGAGCCATCACCACCGCGCAACTCGAATCGGTGCTTCCCAAGCTGACCCGTCCGGTGCTCGGAGGCGAGGTCCCCGTCGGTTCGGTGCGGCTGGCCAGCCACGTGATCAACCAGCTGGAAAGCTAGACCTTGGCCATCAAACGACGCATCGATCCGGCCGAGGGCTCCAGGGCCTTTCGCCGCTGGATCGAGGCCGCAGCCTCCGGGGCCGAAGCACCACCGCGTCCGGTGCTGGCCATGGCCGTGCGTTACACCCTGGAGGAACTGGCAACGCGCGCCGAGGGAAACTCCGTGGAAGTGCGGGTGCCGCCCTTTGGGGTGACCCAATGCATCCCCGGGCCCCGACACACCCGTGGCACCCCGCCGAATGTCATCGAGTTACCGGCCGAGCTCTGGCTGGCCCTGGCGGCCGGCACCCTGGCGTGGGATGCCGCGCTGGCCACCGGAAGGGTCACCGCCTCGGGGCTGCGCGCGGACCTGTCGGGCGAGCTTCCACTGGTTTAGTAACCTTGTAGTTATGGAATCCAGTCAGCACCCCAGCACCCCCAACCCGGCGAGTAAGAAATCCGGCGACGTTGAGGTGCTCGTTTACGCAGCACCAAAGTTTTGGCCGTTCATGGGCATTGGTGCCCTTCTCGGCGTGATCATCGCCTTCATCTCCGCCTATTCCGGCGAGGAGTCCGCGGAATTCACTCGTGCGGCGGTCGCTGGCTTCCTCTCGGTCGGTTTTGGCTTTGTCGGCGTAACGTTGGCCTGTATCGCCTTCCTCATTGTGGATCGCATCACACGCAAAAAGGCACGTCGAGCGCTTGCCGTGCCTATGGGTGCCGCAGAACACCAGTAGAACTTCGATTGTGCGTCACTTCACGGGAAATGCAGCCAGCGGCTCGTGAGAGAATAATTTCTATGGCGCGTGGCGATGGAAACCTTAATCATGACCTCTTGCCCAACGAGAAGGGCCCGCAGGATGAATGCGGCGTCTTTGGAGTTTGGGCCCCCGGCGAAGAAGTAGCGAAACTGACCTATTACGGTCTGTATGCGCTGCAGCATCGCGGGCAAGAATCGGCCGGTTTGGCCACGAGTGACGGCGAACGGATCAATGTCTATAAAGACATGGGTCTGGTCTCGCAGGTGTTTGATGAAAACACCCTTAATGCGATGCCCGGGCATCTGGCCATCGGCCATTGCCGCTACTCCACCACCGGAGCCAGCCACTGGGCCAATGCCCAACCGACGCTGGGCCCCACTGCCGCTGGCACCGTGGCACTTGCTCACAACGGAAACCTCACCAACTCCGCAGAACTGCTGGAGATGGTCAACTCTGTCCACGCCGAATCCGGCGAAAAAATCCGTGGCGAAATCGCCCAGGGTAATACCACCGATACCGCACTGGTGACGGCGTTGCTCAATGGTGACTCGGGTGAGTCACTCGAGGAGGCAGCACTCGCACTGCTGCCCAAGCTCAGCGGTGCCTTCTGCTTCGTCTTCATGGACGAACACACCCTCTATGCGGCACGCGACACCTACGGTGTGCGCCCGCTGGTGCTCGGCCGGCTGGAACGCGGATGGGTAGTGGCCTCCGAACAGGCGGCACTGGCCACCGTTGGCGCCAGCTTCATCCGCGAAATCGAGCCCGGCGAATTTATCGCCATCGATGAGGATGGGGTGCGCTCGCAGCGCTTCGGCGTTGCCACTCCCAAGGCCTGCGTCTTTGAATACGTATACCTGGCCCGTCCCGATGCTGCCATCAACGGCCGCTCGGTCTACGAATCTCGGGTAGAAATGGGTCGTCAGCTGGCCCGCGAAAACTCCGCCGATGCAGACATCGTGATCCCCGTCCCCGAATCGGGCACCCCGGCGGCCATCGGCTACGCCGAGGAATCGGGTATCCCCTTCGCCCATGGCTTTGTGAAAAATGCCTATGTTGGTCGAACCTTCATCCAGCCGTCCCAGACGCTGCGTCAGCTGGGCATCAAGCTCAAGCTCAACGCCCTGGAGCCGGTCATCAAAGGCAAGCGCGTGGTGGTCGTTGACGACTCGATCGTGCGCGGTAATACCCAGCGTGCCGTGGTGCGGATGCTCCGCGAGGCCGGCGCCGCCGAGGTGCACGTGAAGATTTCTTCTCCCCCGGTGAAGTGGCCCTGCTTCTACGGCATCGACTTCGCCACCCGCGCGGAGCTGATTGCCAATGGTGCGGCCGTCGAGGAAATCGGCAAGTCCATCGGCGCCGATTCTCTGGCGTACATTTCCGAGGACGGGATGATCAACGCCACGCTGCAGAAGCGTGAACGTCTGTGTACCGCGTGCTTCACCGGTGACTACCCGATCGCCCTGCCGGCATCGGATCGCATCGGCAAGAACTTGCTTGAAAGTAGCAACCAGGCGGGATGTGAGCCGGGCCCGGATGCTGAATTTGAGTCCACCCTCACCGCCGAAGACAAAACCCGAGCAACTAAGTAAAGGACAGTTTCAGAGATGACCAGCGCCACCCCTGAGAATTCCGGTATCACCTATGCTTCGGCCGGTGTTGATGTTGAGGCCGGTGACCGCGCCGTTGAGTTGATGAAGGGTGCCATCAAGGCCACTCACAACTCCAACGTTCTGGGCGGAGTCGGCGGATTCGCCGGCCTGTACGACGCCTCGAAGTTCCTTTCCTACAAGAAGCCGTTGCTGGCGACCTCCACCGATGGTGTGGGCACCAAGGTGGCCATCGCCCAGGCCATGGACATTCACGACACCATCGGCCAGGACCTGGTCGGCATGGTGGTGGATGACATCGTGGTGGTCGGCGCCGAGCCGCTGTTCATGACCGACTACATCGCCTGCGGCAAGGTAGTTCCCGAGCGCATCGCGGACATCGTCCGCGGCATCGCCGAGGGTTGCAAGATTGCCGGCACGGCTCTGGTGGGCGGCGAAACCGCCGAGCACCCGGGCTTGTTGGGCGAGCACGAATACGATGTTGCCGGTGCCGCGACGGGCATCGTCGAGGCCGACGGCCTGCTGGGCCCGGAGCGCGTGAAAAACGGCGATGTCATCATCGGCATGGCCGCCTCGGGTATTCACTCCAACGGCTACTCACTGGTCCGCAGCGTTGTTGCGCACGCCGGCTGGGCCCTTGACCGTCACGTGCCGGAGTTCGGCCGCACCCTCGGTGAGGAACTGCTGGTTCCCACCCGCATTTACACCGCTGACTGCCTGGATCTGATCCGCGCGTTCAACGTTGATGGGGCCATCAAGATCCACGGTTTCAGCCACGTCACCGGTGGCGGCCTCGCGGCCAACCTGGCCCGCGTGCTGCCGCAGGGTCTGATGGCCACCGTGGAGCGCAACTCCTGGGCACTGCCCTCGGTCTTCAAGGTCATCTCCGAGCTCGGTTCCGTACCGCAGCCGGATCTGGAGCGCACACTGAACCTGGGCGTGGGCATGGTGGCCATCGTGGATGCCTCCGTAGCCGACGCTGCACTGAGCCGCCTGAACGCACGCGGCATGACCTCATGGGTCATGGGCACCGTTGGTTCGATCACCGACGAGGCCAAGGGCGCTGGACTGGACTACGTTCAGGGTGCCAAGGGTGTTGACGGTGGCGCAGTATTGATGCGCGGAGCCTTCGCACTCTAAGCCAAAAAGCTCTAAGACACTGATGGACGGTACCTCTGGGTACCGTCCATCAGTGTCTTAACGTCTGCTCCGGCGTTGCTACATGGGGCGTTTCGCTTCCACCGCGTCGCTGACTTCCAGCATTTCGAGTGCCTGAGCGATGTTTGCGCGCCAGCGGAAATCTGCTTTGGCGTCCCCACGGGTGGGACCGCCGTTAATCAGCCCCACACGCTTGCCAGCGGCCCGCGCGTCGAGCAATAGCTTGTAGCCGCTCATCACGGCCAGCGAGGACCCAATGACCAGCAAGGAGCTGGAGACCGCTTCAAGTTCCTTGAGCTGGGCCTTGCGTTCGGGGGGAACATTTTCCCCGAAATAGACCACGTTGGGTTTCAGTGCCAGTGAGCCGCAGACCAGGCAGGAAACCATGATGAACTGAGCGACGTGCCGCTCATCCAGGGAGACGTCCCCATCCGGGTTGACCAGTGAAACATCAAGGTCAACGGCCTCGAGGTAACCGGGGTTGGCCTCGTGGAGCCGACGATCAAGGGAGACGCGGGGTTCGGTGGCGCCACAGTTCAGGCAGGCAATCTGTTCAAGATCCCCATGCAGCGCGATGACGTTCTGTGATCCGGCGGCCAAATGCAGGCCATCAACGTTTTGGGTCACAACGCCTGCGATCAAGCCCTCCGTTTCCCAGCGCGCCAGACGCTGATGGATGGCGTTCGGCATGGCGAGGGCCATATGTCGCCATCCGACGTAGCTTCGCGCCCAGTACCTGTGGCGGGCAGCGGGTTCGTGCAGAAACTCCTGGTAGGTCATGGGCCGGTGGCGCCGCAGGGATCCATTGGGACCTCGATAGTCGGGAATTCCGGAGTCGGTGGAGACCCCCGCACCGGTGAGCACCAGCACCGAACCCGCGGTGAGCATCTTGGCGATGCCACCACGTGCCACCTCGGGGTCTTGGAGCGGTGCGATCTCCCCCACCACCCGTTCGATGGATCGGATGGCAGCACGGTGGGCCATCTCTATGCCGAGTTTTCCTTCGTGAAGCATCTTCACACACCCAATTCATCGGATACGACAAAGACCGCGGTCACCAACGCATGTTCTGCGTGGCGGCCACGGTTGCCGTATATACGTTTTGGAGAACCGTTGACCACGGATTACTCCGGGGTCACTACAGGGAGTCGGCACATCAGCTGATGCGCCGTTGGTCGTCCTCGTCGTCTTCGTCTGAGTACTTATCTTCGTAATCCGAATAATCGGACTCGTAAGGTACTTCGACAGGGCTTGGGATCGTGGCACTATGTCCACGATTCTTTCCAAGCTCGCGTTCTAAGGCGGACAAATCAGTGGCCGGGGAGAAATACTTCATGTCCCTGGCCTGCCGTGTCGCTTTTGCCTTCTGACGGCCGCGCCCCATGGCGTGACCCCCTTTTTTCAGTAGATCTGGAGGTGGTCCGGTCTTAAGTAGGCGGAGGCCCCAGAATATGTGACTAATTCTTTCGTGTCTCAAGGTTAACATGATTCCGCGGCGAGTGCCTGCCCCGAAGCGCCGTTCCGCCGGTAGAGTATTATTTTGTCCACCGAGTCGACTGCCACCCACCGGGGAGCTTGCTTGCCTGATCTGCCACAGCCGGAGTCAAACGCCGCTCATCAGGCTCTCAGTGCCTCGACAACGGCCCGTTCGTGGTGGCGCGCTCCGGCGCTTTGGGCACTCGTCGGCGCGCTGGGAATTCTCCTGGTCGCCATCTACGGGGCCAATAAATTCTTTGGCCAGGATGCTGCCTCAAATGCGCCCACGGACGTGACACGAAACGCATCACCGGGGATCGATGGTGTGATCGCCACCGAAGTTCCGGCCGACCAATTGGAAAGCGCCGATTGCCTCCAGGGTTTCACCAGCCCGCTGGACACCTCAACGGTGGTGACCTGTCAGACGGCGCACAACGCGCAATTGATCGGAAGCTTTAGCCTCGACGGGGACACCTTCCCAGGCTCGGCCAAAATTTTGGATACCTCCGAGAAGCTCTGCAAGTCCATTGCGCTGGATCCGTCCAGCCCCTTGGATGCCGGTTGGTCATACCATTTTTCTCGACCGTCCGAGTCATCCTGGAAAAGTGGTGACAGGGTTGTCGACTGCTTTCTGGCTCTAAACGAGGGCAGCGTGCGCATCTCCATGCTGCCCGCTCCAACTCCCGCCCAGAACACCTAGTTCCGCCGAACACTCGTGCCCGAGGACCGTTTCCGGTCCCCGGGCACTAGCCTGCTACGTAGGCTGGCTTAGCCACGGCGCGAGCTGAGCGTCAGCCCGGCGTCTTCCGCACCGATCCCCACCTCAACGGTATCTCCGTCTTGGATGGTGCCGGCAAGGAGTGCGCGGGCCAGCCGGTCTCCGATCTCGCGCTGCACCAGGCGACGCAATGGACGGGCACCAAAGGCGGGGTCAAAGCCGGTGAAGGCCAACCAATCTCGGGCGTCGTCATCCACCACCAGGGACAGACGTCGAGCCGCCAAACGGCCAGCCAGCGCGTCGACCTGCAGTGCAACAATCGAGCCCAATTCATCCAGCGAGAGTGGATCAAACATGACCACGTCATCCAGCCGATTCAGGAACTCGGGCTTAAACGCGGCATTCACCAAGTTCATCACTCCCGCGCGCTTAACGTCCTCCTCCAGCGTCTGATCAACCAGGAACTGCGAACCAAGATTCGAGGTCATGATCAAGATGACGTTGCGGAAGTCCACGGTGCGTCCCTGACCATCGGTCAGCCGACCATCATCCAGAACCTGAAGCAGGATGTCGAAGACCTCGGGGTGGGCCTTTTCTACCTCGTCGAGTAGCACCACCGAGTAGGGTCGGCGGCGTACGGCCTCGGTGAGCTGTCCACCCTCTTCGTAGCCGACGTAGCCCGGAGGGGCACCGACCAGTCGGGCGACCGAGTGCTTTTCAGCGTATTCGGACATGTCGATGCGCACCATCGCACGCTCGTCATCAAAGAGGAAGTCGGCCAGTGCCTTGGCCAGCTCGGTCTTACCCACGCCGGTGGGGCCCAAAAACAGGAAGGATCCGGTCGGCCGGTCGGGATCGGAGATCCCGGCGCGGGCACGGCGCACGGCATCGGAGACGGTGGCCACCGCCTTGGCCTGACCGATGAGGCGATGGCCCAAGAACTGCTCCATTTCCAGCAGCTTCTGACTTTCGCCCTGCAGCATCCTCCCGGCCGGAATCCCGGTCCAGGCGGAAATTACCTCGGCAATGTCATCGGCCGTGACTTCTTCGGCGACCATCAGTTCCACGGGCACCGCGCTGGCCTCCGCCTGGGCAGCATCGGAGACCTCCTTCTCAAGTGCGGGGATTTCCCCGTAGAGCAGGCGCGAGGCACCCTCAAGATCGCCCTCGCGCTGCATCTTCTCGGCACGCGAGCGCAACTCATCCAGGCGCACCTTGAGGTCGCCCACACGGTTCAGTCCTGCCTTCTCCGATTCCCAGCGCGCATTAAGCGCATCGAGCTCCTCCTTCTTATCCGCCATGTCGGCGCGCAATACCTCGAGGCGATCCCGCGATGCGGGGTCGGTCTCCCCGCTTAACGCCAGTTCCTCCATGGTCAGCCGGTCCACGGAGCGCCGCAGAGCATCAATTTCCTCCGGTGCCGAGTCAATCTCCATGCGCAGTCGGCTCGCCGCCTCATCAACGAGGTCGATGGCCTTGTCGGGAAGCTGGCGTCCGGAGATGTAGCGATTGGAGAGTGTCGCCGCCGCTACCAGTGCCGAGTCGGCGATGGTGACCTTATGGTGGGCTTCGTAACGTTGTTTGAGACCGCGCAGGATGGCAATGGTGTCGTTAACACTGGGCTCCCCCACATATACCTGAGCGAAGCGACGCTCGAGGGCGGGATCTTTCTCAATGTTCTTGCGGTACTCGTCCAGCGTGGTGGCACCGATCAGGCGCAACTCGCCGCGGGCCAGCATGGGCTTGAGCATGTTGCCGGCGTCCATGGCGCCTTCGGAGGCACCTGCCCCCACTACGGTGTGAATCTCGTCGATGAAGGTGACGATCTGCCCGTCGGAGGCCTTGATTTCCTCCAAGACTGCCTTGAGCCGTTCCTCGAATTCACCACGGTATTTGGCCCCGGCGATCATGGACCCCAGGTCCAAGGAGATCAGGGTTTTGCCACGCAGGGATTCGGGAACATCTCCGGCCACCATGCGTTGAGCCAGCCCCTCGACGACCGCTGTTTTACCCACACCGGGTTCGCCGATCAGTACCGGGTTGTTTTTCGTCCGGCGGGAGAGCACCTGGACGACGCGCCGAATCTCGGCATCGCGCCCGATAACCGGGTCGAGTTTTCCCGACCGCGCGATAGCGGTCATATCGGTACCGAACTTTTCCAGCGCCTGGAAAGTATTTTCGGGATCGGGGTTATTAACCTTGCGGTCTCCACGAATGGTTGGCAGTGCGGTATCGAGGATCTTTCGTGTGGCACCGGCCGTCCGCAGCGCCTTACCGGCGGCCCCGGTATCTTCGCTGAGTCCCAGTAGCAAGTGTTCGGTGGATACGTAGGTGTCGCCCAAGGCTGCTGCCGCCTGCTGGGCAGCCGTAATGGTCTGCAAAATGGCGCGGGAGTATTGAGCTTGGGCCACGTTGTTTCCGGAAGAGGCGGGCAACGCCTTGATAGCCGCGCTGGCTTGAACGGAGACCTGGTCCGGGTCGATGCCAGCGGCCTTCAGTAGGGCCACGGCGACGGACTCGCGTTGGTCGACCAAGGCTTTTAGTAGATGTGCGGGCTCCACTTGGGGGTTTCCTGCCGTCGAGGCGTTCATTCCCGATGCGGAGAGTGCTTCCTGGCTCTTGGTGGTCAGCTTGGTATCCATGCTCATCCCTTCGTGGTTGGCTCTATGCTCAAACTTGAGTCTATATCACTCAACTATGCGCAGAAGGCAAATATTCCTGTTAAATCACTGAAGCGTTGGCAACCCGATCAGGGATCGCCAACGCTTCAGCGTTTCGATCGAAAAACACCGCACCCACCCGCGGCTTCCTAGAACATCCCTCTGCCGTTGCCCCGCCTCGAACCGCTCATGCATCCAGCACGTAGGAACCGACTCGACCCCCAGGAGTACATCAAAATGACGCTAGCCCCTGGCCGCCGCCTCCAAGACACCGATGTCCAGCTTCTTCATGGGCATAAAGGCCTCCACCACTCGACGGACGACTTCCGGGTCCGGGTCCCCCAGCAGCTGAGCCATCCGCACCGGGACAACCTGCCACGACACACCAAAACGGTCTCTGAGCCAACCACACTGGCTTTCTTCACCACCGTCAGTGAGCTTTTCCCAGTAATAGTCGACTTCGGCCTGATCATCACACATGATCTGGAAGGAGACAGCTTCGTTGAAGGTGAATTGCGGCCCACCGTTGAGGGCAACAAATGCTCTGCCATTAAGGTTGAATTCCACCGTCATCGGCTCGCTGGAAGGCTTTCCCTCCGTGTTGATGTCTAGGTGTGAAGAAATCGCTGAATTCGGAAAGATTCCGGTGTAGTACAAGGCCGCTTCGGCTCCACGCCCGTCAAACCACAGGCAATTGATGAGGTCCCTCATGAGTCGTTTCCATCCCTCGGTCTTTGGCAGAATTTGCCACTCCCCAGACTAGAAATCGATTCGCCGATAAACAAGGGGGGCTGGGGGCTTCTTGAGCTTCTTCTTTCCACGGTAGTCATGACGTGGTGCGCACGAGCCTCGCTTTCCGCGTTTAAAAGAATCAGCCCGCGCCGTGTGGCGAGCGGGCTGACCGATGGTTAATGACGCAGGCAGACTCCCCTCAAGTTAGTCCGCTTGGAGAGAGGCGAGTAACCCGAGACAGCCCGCCGCCGTTGCCGGATGTCGTGGTGGAGCTATCGCGTCGTCGGCAGGTACTGGGTGCTCGGAACGATGACCTTGCCCAAGGGCATGAGTGAAATAGGGATCATCTTCAGGTTGGCGATGCCCAAGGGAATGCCCACAATGCTGACAAACATGGGGATTGCCGTCAGCACATGGCCGATGGCAATCCAGATACCCGCCACCAGAACCCAGATGACATTTCCAATAGTGGAGAAAGCTCCCACTCTGCCACGGTCGACCACGGTGCGTCCGAACGGCCACAAAGCGTAGAGGGCAATGCGGAAGGACGCGATGCCAAAGGGAATCGTCACGATAAGGATGCAGCAAATGATGCCCGCCGCCATATAGCCGATCGACAGCCAGATGCCGCCAAAAACGAGCCAAATGATGTTCAGGACTATGGAGAGAGTGTTTCGCATATTTACAGCTTGGTACACAAACCCTCACCACGCCATCGGGGAACACCCTGAGTTTCCCCCGGACTTACGAATCCAAGGTTCCACCGACTCGTCACCGCAGTTGAGTTGATTCAATTAATTCCATTGAAAATGCGAAAATAATTGAATGCCGCACGCGTTTGCTCGAAAATCACCGCTGATCCTCTGGGGAATCGTTTCCCTCTTGCTTCTCACCAGTTGCGCGTCGGTCCCCACAGCCCCCTCGCCCCCTCCGCTAGTGCAGGAAGAGGCGGCCAGCGAGACCGGGAGCGATCAGCATCATTTCAATTCGCTACCCCTGATCCTGATGCCCGGGTTAGAAGCCGTTGTGCGGTCCGATGAGCACCGGCATATCTTCACCAAGCACCTCGAAGTCTCCTCGAACCCCGAAATCACCGAGGCCCAGCGAGCACTCGTTGCGGCAAAAATATCAGCGTTCACAACCTCCGTCGACACCGAAGCACGGACCGTTGTCAGCCCGCGGGCGGAGTTGAACGTACGTAGTCACCTCGTCGCCATTTCCGAGAATGTCATGGGCATCCGAATCGAGAGCTTTGAGTCCACCGATACCGCCAGTGGGACCAACTATCAGACTCAGTGGTTTGATCTGAAACATCATGCCGAAGGCACCACGCGAGATCTATTTGACACCGACGCTAGCTGGGTAACGTTCAAGAAGTTAGTGACCAGGGAACTTAACAACGATCCTCAACGTCACACCAGAAGCCCACTATTGCTTGAGAAGGCGTGGCTGGACTCGGTGACCTTCGACCTGCGCGGAAACGCACTGGTTCAACTGGACGACGATGCGCCGAGCACCGAAGCCCGCGGCCCTCTTATGGTTTCGGTCAAGGCCGAAGAGGTCACCGACCTATTATCGGATTTCGGAACCAGCGTACGCTCCACGCTGACCTCGCCACGGACGTTAAGCCGCTTGCACTCCCGGCTCTCCACTACGGCAAAGGTTCCTCAGTTAAATCCTGCCGCCCCGCAAGCGCCAGAGGGCACGGTGGCTCCGAAGAGACGCTCGATCAACTGTTCCACCCAAAAATGTGTTGCTCTGACCTTTGATGACGGGCCGGGTCCAAAGACAGCGAAGCTATTGGACCATTTGAAGGCGGGCAATGCCCCGTCGACCTTCTTCGTCACGGGTCCCAACGCGAAGCTGCGGCCACAAATCTTGCAGCGCATCGTCTCTGAGGGACACCAAATTGGCAATCACACATGGAACCACCGATCGCTACCATCGCTCTCCCTCGCCCAGATTCGACGTGAGATTGACCGCACCGACACCGTGATCACCGAGGCCGTGGGGTCATCTGCCGCTTTGCTACGTCCTCCCTATGGGGCTCGCAATTCCGCCGTTGATCGGGCGGCAAAGGCCCCGGTCATTCTGTGGGACGTCGACACCCTGGATTGGAAGCACCGCAACACCGCAAAGGTCGTGAAGGCCGCGGTACAACAGAGCACCCCGGGGTCCATCGTGCTGATGCATGACATCCATTCGAGCACCGTTGACGCAATTCCCGCGGTTATTTCGGGCCTCAAGGCCAAGGGATACACTCTGGTCACCGTCGGGGAACTGATGGGGCAAACGGGCCTGTTGCCCGGAGAAACCTACTCATCTGGGCCACATCCGGTGACCAAGACGGCACCCAAGGCGGGGAAAGACCGACGCTGAAGTTCGCTAGGCTTAAGCTCATGAGCATTCCCCCAGAGTACAAGGCGCCGACCAGCGGCCGCGCCGTCGACGACCTCAGCTTCTATCAGCCCGAGCCTGTGTCATTTGTTCGACGCGGCACCCGTCTGCATGGTCGTCGCGCCGATGCCTGGGAACGCACGGCCAGCAAGTACATCATTGATCCTCCGCGTGAGCGCACCGACACCTCGGTGGGCGAAGGCTACACCTTCGATGCCGAGGCTCTCTACGGCCGCAAGGCCCCCTTGATCGTTGAGATCGGTTCGGGCCTCGGCGAGGCCATGGCCTTTGCCGCCAGCCAGAATAGCGACACCGATTTCCTGGCGGTGGAAGTTTACCTGCCCGGGCTGGCAG from Paeniglutamicibacter sp. Y32M11 encodes the following:
- a CDS encoding VOC family protein, producing the protein MRDLINCLWFDGRGAEAALYYTGIFPNSAISSHLDINTEGKPSSEPMTVEFNLNGRAFVALNGGPQFTFNEAVSFQIMCDDQAEVDYYWEKLTDGGEESQCGWLRDRFGVSWQVVPVRMAQLLGDPDPEVVRRVVEAFMPMKKLDIGVLEAAARG
- a CDS encoding YccF domain-containing protein, with the translated sequence MRNTLSIVLNIIWLVFGGIWLSIGYMAAGIICCILIVTIPFGIASFRIALYALWPFGRTVVDRGRVGAFSTIGNVIWVLVAGIWIAIGHVLTAIPMFVSIVGIPLGIANLKMIPISLMPLGKVIVPSTQYLPTTR
- a CDS encoding polysaccharide deacetylase family protein, translating into MPHAFARKSPLILWGIVSLLLLTSCASVPTAPSPPPLVQEEAASETGSDQHHFNSLPLILMPGLEAVVRSDEHRHIFTKHLEVSSNPEITEAQRALVAAKISAFTTSVDTEARTVVSPRAELNVRSHLVAISENVMGIRIESFESTDTASGTNYQTQWFDLKHHAEGTTRDLFDTDASWVTFKKLVTRELNNDPQRHTRSPLLLEKAWLDSVTFDLRGNALVQLDDDAPSTEARGPLMVSVKAEEVTDLLSDFGTSVRSTLTSPRTLSRLHSRLSTTAKVPQLNPAAPQAPEGTVAPKRRSINCSTQKCVALTFDDGPGPKTAKLLDHLKAGNAPSTFFVTGPNAKLRPQILQRIVSEGHQIGNHTWNHRSLPSLSLAQIRREIDRTDTVITEAVGSSAALLRPPYGARNSAVDRAAKAPVILWDVDTLDWKHRNTAKVVKAAVQQSTPGSIVLMHDIHSSTVDAIPAVISGLKAKGYTLVTVGELMGQTGLLPGETYSSGPHPVTKTAPKAGKDRR